One stretch of Rhizoctonia solani chromosome 8, complete sequence DNA includes these proteins:
- a CDS encoding telomere length regulation protein, giving the protein MTTTISLQEIITRLRQPIPSLDELHFLLSAPLLSLGAHPNPQGSPKLATPPSTRQLVTLQSTILGYVFPAWEGQTELLWHFFCPPNGCGSLVLGALNVLTVPPLSPSAITILERFVAAYPLDQIWSIFHKELGAGSSSEVQWNETLKNWVSISIKATNARLGEVRGVLAPREFMLETCKATERIIHSVATNGQFSTETTSKLAQTITKLAQTGHFADGLFFLATLRACLAHWDDKYGRVWSQTTQNLPGTVLFSFVQSLLTFIHHSMSLPTSTAEEQDGQLTYREVSRLFALFFGSVIEAPPEVWNVVLGSGRSWSSRISRALVRWAVVAQAEPYATRVTEIDANLVDDVLQNDITLEHDDQENNGLSVLLEYVLARWTDSQHISRALLSEHRYLTSVLVLTLGGLIARFQETSVRATEGLSSTFPPSPPATTDGSKLHPLIVKTSTSPTFIRSVGTYLSHRDEAVRRCGMLVAEIVSGGKLNFGGWEDNNNTESGDIGREKKAEWQAWAQELRTEAMDILNTLRYEETQPAQDPMSQAQRSSKADEPSIDPSLAQKQSSAAAEPDSDDDSLVGYTSPSPTSSRAPSPTPSELADPTLRRRPIPRPVYLAELGALLVEAPKNAVEVQPAEGFGLGNKTRRGMGITGGRGGGDAEDEKARVELALEVGAELVRKKRGYGSELEENAINLAYLFMGLQDNYELDRFEERRQSVLVALVACCPTKAAPTIIEQFFHHQYSTSQRFTMLNALALGARELAGLPIPPPPSDTSKRPRVDFPSKVLPEAAHLKYMRESDLPPPANRIEGPRKQLIEGMGSQVSTLVDDLSGMAIRRSKEETEESIPQIVRERSLRVGHKRAPGVTPAGSDSQLKLGYLSSQTPVIPFAQVAAEYFVSPLIHRFWAHLQSSMTHEAYARNGGHLKAGAGTGMILSPLVMAHLLGTLAVLLHAARHSPPFLHVLAPDAAELALAVGTRPLSRNGGEEGTEAGVIAGALELALTVLDSALELDEGQTFALEKADLLLGIGQWASTVFEGLDKGERAPGVGGRDEERAVRLSAGLVLTCERI; this is encoded by the exons ATGACAACCACGATCTCCCTCCAGGAGATCATCACTCGGCTACGTCAACCCATCCCTTCACTTGATGAGCTCCATTTTCTACTTAGCGCGCCTCTTTTATCGTTGGGGGCTCATCCCAATCCACAAGGGTCTCCCAAACTCGCAACCCCTCCCAGCACGAGACAGCTTGTGACACTCCAATCTACGATTCTCGGATATGTGTTCCCTGCGTGGGAAGGTCAGACTGAACTACTGTGGCACTTTTTCTGTCCGCCAAATGGATGTGGGAGTCTCGTATTAGGAGCGTTGAACGTGCTGACTGTCCCACCGCTATCTCCGTCTGCAATTACGATTCTCGAAAGATTTGTGGCAGCCTACCCGTTGGACCAGATCTGGAGCATATTTCACAAGGAGCTGGGAGCGGGATCGAGTAGCGAGGTGCAGTGGAACGAGACGCTGAAGAACTGGGTTAGCATCTCCATCAAAGCCACAAACGCACGTCTAGGAGAGGTGAGAGGTGTGCTAGCTCCGAG AGAGTTTATGTTAGAGACGTGTAAAGCGACTGAGCGAATTATCCATTCGGTTGCCACGAATGGCCAAT TTTCGACAGAGACTACAAGTAAACTGGCTCAGACGATCACAAAACTTGCACAAACCGGACATTTCGCGGATGGTCTATTTTTCTTGGCCACTTTGCGAGCATGCTTGGCCCATTGGGACGACAAGTACGGTCGAGTCTGGAGCCAGACGACACAAAACCTACCCGGCACGGTGCTTTTCAGTTTCGTGCAATCCTTGCTAACATTCATCCACCACTCTatgtctttgccaacaagCACAGCTGAGGAACAAGATGGACAACTGACGTACCGTGAAGTTAGCCGGCTATTCGCTCTGTTCTTTGGGTCTGTGATCGAGGCTCCTCCGGAAGTGTGGAACGTTGTGCTCGGAAGTGGGCGGTCGTGGAGCTCACGAATAAGTCGTGCGTTGGTCAGATGGGCAGTTGTAGCCCAAGCTGAACCGTACGCAACTCGAGTAACGGAGATTGATGCAAATCTTGTGGATGACGTTCTGCAAAACGATATTACTCTGGAACATGACGACCAGGAGAATAATGGACTATCTGTCCTCTTGGAATACGTTTTGGCACGATGGACAGATTCTCAGCACATCTCGAGAGCATTACTGAGTGAACATCGAT ATCTGACCAGTGTGCTGGTGCTTACGCTTGGCGGGTTGATCGCCCGCTTTCAGGAGACATCTGTCCGTGCAACTGAAGGCCTTTCCTCGACGTTCCCCCCATCTCCGCCGGCTACGACTGACGGATCAAAACTTCACCCGCTAATCGTCAAGACATCGACTTCCCCTACGTTTATTCGATCTGTAGGCACGTATCTATCTCATCGAGACGAAGCTGTACGGAGATGTGGGATGTTGGTCGCAGAGATCGTGTCGGGAGGCAAGCTGAACTTTGGGGGATGGGAGGATAATAATAATACGGAGAGTGGTGATATCGGAAGAGAAAAGAAGGCAGAGTGGCAGGCCTGGGCGCAGGAGTTGCGAACAGAGGCAATGGACATATTGAACACTCTTCGATACGAAGAAACACAGCCTGCACAAGACCCAATGAGTCAGGCGCAAAGGAGCTCAAAGGCAGACGAGCCCTCTATCGATCCATCATTAGCACAGAAACAAAGCAGCGCAGCTGCTGAGCCGGACTCGGATGACGACTCTTTGGTTGGCTACACCTCGCCCTCTCCTACATCTTCCCGCGCCCCTTCACCAACCCCATCAGAGCTGGCAGACCCGACCCTACGACGCCGCCCCATACCTCGTCCAGTATACCTTGCAGAACTAGGAGCACTACTTGTGGAAGCGCCAAAGAACGCGGTGGAGGTGCAGCCAGCGGAAGGATTCGGTCTGGGGAACAAAACGAGGAGAGGAATGGGGATCACGGGAGGAAGAGGTGGTGGGGATGCAGAAGACGAGAAGGCCAGGGTGGAGCTGGCGCTGGAAGTCGGGGCGGAGCTtgtgaggaagaagaggggGTACGGAAGTGAACTCG AGGAAAACGCAATCAATCTGGCCTACCTGTTTATGGGGCTACAAGACAACTATGAGCTAGATAGATTCGAGGAGAGGAGGCAAAGTGTTCTGGTTGCGCTGGTCGCATGCTGTCCGACCAAGGCTGCCCC AACGATCATTGAGCAGTTCTTTCACCACCAATACTCTACTTCTCAGAGATTCACAATGCTCAATGCGCTGGCGTTAGGTGCGCGCGAACTTGCGGGCCTGCCCATTCCTCCGCCTCCTAGTGACACATCCAAACGCCCGCGAGTCGACTTCCCAAGCAAGGTTCTGCCTGAGGCCGCTCATTTGAAGTATATGCGCGAAAGCGATCTTCCTCCACCAGCAAATCGTATCGAAGGGCCTAGGAAACAGTTGATAGAAGGGATGGGTTCTCAAGTATCCACCCTCGTGGACGATCTGAGTGGCATGGCGATCAGGCGTAGTAAAGAGGAGACCGAAGAGTCTATACCTCAGATTGTTCGCGAAAGGTCGCTGCGTGTCGGTCACAAACGAGCGCCGGGCGTCACTCCGGCCGGTTCAGACTCCCAGTTGAAACTTGGGTATCTCTCTAGCCAAACCCCGGTTATTCCCTTCGCGCAAGTGGCAGCTGAATACTTTGTCAGCCCATTGATCCATCGGTTCTGGGCTCACCTCCAATCATCAATGACGCACGAAGCCTACGCGAGAAATGGAGGGCATCTGAAGGCGGGGGCTGGGACAGGGATGATTCTCAGTCCACTTGTGATGGCCCATCTTTTGGGAACTTTGGCCGTTCTACTCCATGCTGCGAGACATTCTCCACCTTTCCTGCACGTCTTGGCCCCAGATGCAGCAGAACTGGCACTGGCCGTCGGTACGCGACCACTTTCGCGTAACGGCGGCGAAGAAGGAACTGAAGCCGGAGTCATAGCGGGAGCACTGGAGCTCGCACTCACAGTTCTCGATAGCGCATTGGAGCTAGACGAGGGACAAACTTTTGCTCTGGAGAAGGCAGATTTGTTGCTGGGAATAGGACAGTGGGCATCAACGGTGTTTGAGGGATTGGATAAAGGCGAACGTGCGCCTGGGGTCGGAGGAAGGGATGAAGAAAGGGCCGTGAGGCTATCTGCAGGTTTGGTGCTGACATGCGAGAGGATT TAG
- a CDS encoding Vegetative incompatibility protein HET-E-1, with protein MLFRSKISGSKLAVPDWLGRSKPRSPSQRSELNEKSPASEQGSSCSPSSVSLTHAEQKAQSANALYADTTTPNTAWAALNISLRRLRESSGLLPRLGSAIDDLLGFSDTMEKEGTNNEMKLISELKELCDSLAERLVKQGHWSASDCMYGLVTEIERKAQETEAGEQHPELSQQIRLEQESSGEETEYYWRVIELLKQLEAGVRLRIMDNETHIVSKLKYNLKAKKRAHIQQIVASTLEETLCPARKAAYSSFMSIGIGRRACTKGTHTEVLASLDQWLYDPNAPRVYWMKGMQGVGKTTIAYTLCKQLEHRGLLGASFFCTRTSAECRDTTRIIPTIAYQLSRYSMSFRLALHGILEAGAGAHPTSPETQWERLVQDPLEKVGDAVSDGAVVVIDGLDECDDDHSGNGSSILDVLLRCFTGLPLRLFISTQPTSYMWTNTAQEHAPCARLDLDALEPTCLKADILRFLEEELSCVPLSSAQLSQLVLQSSLHFKNAAYIARTVKSGYRRSDRYKHILSVVEMTSEVVTQNARISELFRTGLDCIQNAGWKHPNAEQFIRMLVCLNLFTREPISVDTVAGLYEISDVQRLYTVLRPLLSALRPVTGNELALASSESGPLPTLAHYLSMEQFSYTLYSQDLAERCFRIMEQQLRFNICDLPSSCILDRDVSDLQNRIQRKISPALSYACRHWADHLAHSPHSGILRILLRGFLTKRLLFWLEVLSVRGELVVGTNSLGKAKGWVVQSKQRTPDMAPLLDDSLKFVAGFASSGAAKSTPHIYISWLPWWPRSSLVYKNYWRRTQGLLELKGGLINWHRNTAALNTWNTQSQVFSVACSLDGSRVAIGCKNGKVSIRNAYNQALLVSPFKAHTNCVRSVVFSPDGGLLASGSDDFTIRVWDVRTGTPVAGPCQGHTHWVWSISFSPDSKRIVSGSLDKTVCIWDTGGALLVGPLHGHTGSVLSVTYSPDGTLIASASADKTIRLWRSDDGAPVASPFRGHTGSVNSVVFTPDGSRLVSGSGDKAVRVWRVSDGSAVTTRFPSHTGGVNSVSVSPDGTLVASGSHDHTVRVWRTSNGSLVAGPIVGHTDIIWSVRYSSDGGRIISGSSDETVRIWAIYPPLQVTLPVSFTQYGSSNGQPIWKWHNSPIVTPIPLYRIAPPGTDLPLHAAYSPIDHSVQVISTLDQSHVAGPLHGHTDQLTAFAFSSASSHLATGSRDCSVRVWDLSRNTLDAGPFWGHGGEVTSVSLSPDCSRVASYSKQDQTIRVWNTRHTVLNIMLPFIPSPSPIIPIRCRPWRLKSWQIREDGWVTDDILGPLMWIPHELTSWHIWPSPHLEYVATEDRVWHIPQQELLLGARWSGCYVSD; from the exons ATGCTGTTCAGATCCAAGATTTCGGGATCAAAGCTGGCAGTTCCAGATTGGCTTGGTCGCTCTAAACCTCGCTCACCGTCGCAGCGATCTGAGCTCAATGAAAAATCACCAGCTTCGGAGCAGGGATCCTCGTGCTCACCGTCAAGCGTTAGCCTTACTCACGCTGAACAAAAAGCACAAAGTGCCAACGCATTATATGCAGATACGACCACACCCAACACAGCTTGGGCAGCTTTAAATATCTCACTTCGTCGGCTGAGAGAGAGCTCAGGCTTATTACCTCGGCTGGGCTCAGCTATAGATGATCTACTCGGCTTTTCCGATACGATGGAG AAAGAAGGCACTAATAATGAGATGAAACTTATATCAGAGCTCAAGGAACTGTGCGACTCGCTCGCCGAGCGGCTAGTAAAACAAGGTCATTGGAGTGCATCGGATTGTATGTATGGACTCGTCAC CGAGATAGAACGAAAGGCACAAGAAACGGAAGCAGGAGAACAACATCCTGAGCTCAGTCAGCAGATCCGTTTGGAACAAGAGAGTAGCGGCGAAGAAACGGAGTATTATTGGCGAGTGATTGAGCTTCTGAAGCAGCTTGAGGCAGGTGTACGCTTGCGTATCATGGACAATGAAACTCACATAGTGTCAAAACTAAAGTATAATCTCAAGGCAAAAAAACGGGCACACATACAGCAGATCGTGGCG AGCACACTCGAGGAAACGCTGTGCCCAGCAAGGAAAGCAGCATATAGCTCGTTTATGTCAATAGGGATTGGACGCAGAGCATGCACTAAAGGGACACATACAGAAGTCTTGGCATCTCTTGATCAATGGCTGTACGACCCTAATGCACCCAGAGTCTACTGGATGAAGGGTATGCAAGGAGTTGGCAAGACAACAATAGCATACACGCTCTGCAAGCAACTTGAACATCGAGGGCTGCTGGGTGCAAGTTTTTTTTGCACTCGCACCTCCGCCGAGTGTCGAGACACAACACGGATCATACCGACAATCGCATATCAGCTTTCCCGTTACTCCATGTCATTTCGACTTGCATTACACGGAATTCTTGAAGCAGGGGCTGGGGCCCATCCAACAAGCCCAGAAACGCAATGGGAGCGGTTGGTTCAAGATCCACTGGAGAAGGTCGGAGACGCCGTCTCTGATGGTGCTGTGGTTGTGATCGATGGCTTAGACGAATGTGACGATGATCATAGTGGTAACGGAAGTAGCATACTCGATGTGCTGCTCCGGTGCTTTACGGGCTTACCACTGCGATTATTTATATCGACCCAGCCAACGTCATATATGTGGACAAATACAGCTCAAGAACACGCACCGTGCGCAAGGTTGGACTTGGATGCCCTGGAGCCTACGTGTCTGAAAGCCGATATCTTACGGTTTCTCGAAGAGGAGCTATCATGTGTGCCGCTCTCATCAGCTCAGCTCAGTCAGCTTGTGCTCCAATCCAGTCTCCACTTCAAGAATGCGGCCTACATCGCCCGTACAGTCAAATCCGGTTACCGACGGTCAGACAGATATAAGCATATTCTTTCGGTGGTCGAGATGACATCCGAAGTTGTGACACAAAATGCAAGGATTAGCGAGCTTTTCAGGACTGGACTTGACTGCATCCAAAACGCAGGATGGAAGCACCCGAATGCTGAGCAATTCATACGAATGCTTGTATGCCTTAACTTGTTTACCCGGGAGCCGATCAGTGTGGATACCGTAGCTGGATTGTACGAAATATCCGACGTACAGAGATTATATACGGTGTTGCGGCCGCTGCTGAGTGCGCTGCGTCCGGTAACTGGTAACGAACTGGCGTTAGCAAGTAGTGAATCTGGCCCACTACCAACCCTAGCACACTACTTATCGATGGAGCAATTTAGCTATACATTATACAGTCAAGATCTAGCAGAGCGATGCTTCAGAATAATGGAGCAGCAGCTACGGTTCAACATATGCGACCTGCCTTCATCCTGCATCCTTGACCGCGATGTCTCCGACCTACAAAACAGGATACAACGCAAAATCTCGCCCGCACTCTCATATGCGTGTCGACACTGGGCTGATCACCTTGCGCACTCACCACATTCAGGCATCCTACGGATCCTGCTCAGGGGGTTCCTGACCAAGCGACTGCTGTTCTGGCTAGAGGTGCTTAGCGTGAGAGGCGAGTTGGTGGTAGGCACAAATTCTCTGGGGAAGGCAAAAGGTTGGGTTGTG CAATCGAAGCAGCGGACACCTGACATGGCGCCCCTGCTGGACGACTCGCTGAAGTTTGTGGCAGGTTTTGCGTCGAGCGGAGCGGCGAAGTCTACTCCGCACATATACATCTCATGGCTTCCATGGTGGCCGAGGTCGAGTCTGGTGTACAAAAACTATTGGCGCCGAACACAGGGGCTGCTGGAACTCAAGGGCGGCCTGATAAACTGGCATAGAAATACAGCCGCATTGAATACCTGGAATACTCAATCTCAAGTATTTTCGGTTGCCTGTTCACTGGATGGGAGTCGAGTTGCAATTGGATGCAAAAACGGAAAAGTGAGTATACGAaacgcatacaatcaggCGTTACTTGTTAGTCCATTCAAGGCCCACACCAACTGCGTTCGTTCGGTTGTATTTTCGCCTGATGGCGGATTACTTGCCTCAGGTTCAGATGATTTCACTATCCGAGTATGGGATGTGCGCACTGGTACTCCTGTTGCCGGCCCGTGTCAGGGTCACACCCACTGGGTCTGGTCGAtttcgttctcacccgacagcAAGCGCATAGTCTCTGGCTCCTTGGACAAGACCGTTTGTATATGGGACACTGGTGGTGCACTCCTTGTGGGCCCGTTGCACGGTCATACCGGCTCAGTCCTttccgtgacgtactcacccgacggcactCTCATTGCCTCTGCTTCTGCCGACAAAACTATCCGACTATGGCGCTCGGACGACGGCGCCCCTGTTGCTTCCCCCTTTCGAGGTCACACAGGCTCTGTCAACTCTGTTGTGTTCACTCCCGATGGCAGTCGACTTGTCAGTGGGTCAGGCGACAAGGCCGTTCGTGTGTGGAGGGTGTCTGATGGGTCAGCCGTGACCACTCGCTTTCCGAGTCATACGGGTGGTGTCAACTCGGTGTCAGTATCGCCTGATGGCACACTTGTTGCATCCGGCTCTCATGATCATACTGTACGAGTGTGGAGGACTAGCAATGGGTCACTTGTTGCGGGTCCAATTGTTGGTCACACGGACATAATTTGGTCAGTTAGGTACTCATCGGATGGGGGTCGAATCATCTCTGGATCTTCTGATGAGACCGTCAGAATATGGGCAATTTATCCCCCTCTTCAGGTCACCTTGCCTGTATCATTCACACAGTATGGTAGCTCCAACGGCCAGCCTATATGGAAATGGCATAATTCCCCGATTGTCACCCCCATCCCCTTGTATCGAATCGCCCCCCCAGGGACAGACTTACCCCTTCATGCCGCATACAGCCCCATTGATCATAGCGTTCAGGTCATTAGCACTCTCGATCAATCTCATGTTGCGGGGCCACTTCATGGTCATACCGATCAGCTCACAGCATTTGCATTTTCGTCCGCCTCTAGCCATTTAGCTACTGGGTCGCGCGACTGTAGTGTACGTGTGTGGGACCTATCAAGAAATACACTGGACGCAGGTCCGTTCTGGGGTCATGGTGGAGAAGTCACATCTGTGTCACTATCGCCGGATTGTTCCCGAGTGGCGTCGTACTCCAAGCAAGATCAGACGATACGGGTGTGGAATACGCGGCATACAGTGCTCAACATCATGCTACCATTCATTCCATCGCCTAGTCCTATAATACCGATACGCTGTCGCCCCTGGCGTCTGAAAAGTTGGCAGATAAGAGAGGATGGATGGGTCACAGACGATATCTTAGGACCATTGATGTGGATACCTCATGAGCTTACCTCTTGGCACATCTGGCCATCACCACATCTCGAGTACGTTGCCACAGAAGACAGAGTATGGCACATCCCGCAACAGGAGCTGCTGTTAGGTGCCAGGTGGTCGGGATGCTACGTCTCCGACTAG